A single genomic interval of Acetobacteraceae bacterium harbors:
- a CDS encoding DUF4175 family protein: MKWEGKPKVEADITSLTIRYKTSQPFGVASVSLSITPDNGLANGKSVIFTDTAPAGKHAFTGTIREDIGRLAYAGEHVTLRLKATSVSGNVAESEARQIILPAYKFHDPISRALIAPRYRVLRGEEALPIAQEELASLTSLTQQREKGVTLLVLNLMRDDGADVGLFGNGLWSMADVS; this comes from the coding sequence ATCAAATGGGAGGGCAAACCGAAGGTTGAGGCCGACATCACATCGCTCACGATTCGGTATAAAACATCCCAGCCTTTCGGCGTCGCATCGGTCAGCCTTTCCATCACGCCGGATAACGGGTTGGCGAACGGGAAATCCGTAATCTTCACGGACACGGCCCCCGCAGGAAAACACGCTTTTACGGGGACCATCCGGGAGGATATCGGCCGCCTCGCTTATGCTGGTGAGCATGTCACCTTGCGCCTGAAAGCGACGAGCGTCAGCGGAAATGTCGCGGAGAGTGAAGCACGTCAGATCATCCTGCCCGCCTATAAATTCCACGACCCCATCAGTCGCGCCCTGATCGCCCCGCGCTATCGGGTTCTGCGTGGTGAGGAGGCGCTCCCGATAGCGCAGGAGGAACTGGCTTCCCTCACCTCGCTGACACAGCAGCGTGAGAAAGGGGTGACGCTCCTGGTTTTGAATTTGATGCGCGATGACGGGGCGGATGTCGGTCTGTTCGGTAACGGACTCTGGTCGATGGCCGATGTATCTTGA